ATTACTACTTACATACTATATTGTTCTTCTGTTGGTAACAGTACAGAAGTTGACTATCAATCTCACAAATTTTGCCTTGCAGAACGACCTCGAGAATTTCTGATTGAGCAGCTTGAAAGGCTCAAAATATCCAAACTTGATCAAAAAGACAGCCCATGTCTCTTTAACGAGTCCAACTTGGATGCTTTGTTTGGGATCCTGGATCCATCTCATCAAGGTTATATCACTCATGTTCAATACAAAGAAGGTAAATATATGTGACTATTTTAAAGTTAATGCTGTATATTTGACCTATTTTGTGAAAACCAAAGTACCCAAATTACCATCTCAGACATTGAGAGTCTTTCCATGTTTCCGTGGGGTGACTGTACACCACAAAACTCCTACTACCAATGTTCATTAAAGTTGTTAGCAGTTTCAATGCCCTAAATATGTGGTTACCAATTATGTAGTTATGCCTAAATCCAAAGCTTTgcattattatatacatttcatttacatatatgcatttgggaggtgcttttatccaaagccatTTGCAGTGCATCCAATCTAtaaatttttatcagtatgtgtacTCCCTctggatcaaacccatgaccttaaaCATAATGGTCTAGCAAAAGTACAGGAACATAACATGTCACCAACTGTTTGGAATTCATATTGCAATTATCACTTAATTTTAGTTTGCATCTATAAACTGGTGGTGTGTCAGTAAATCATACAGTCTATGTTGGTTCCCCATAGCACTGAAGACACTTGGTGTCAGGAATTTCAATGAGTTTCCAGATGGAGCTAGTGAGGACAAAATATCACAAGAAACGTTTACAAGAGAGGCGTAAGTATAACCACTGCTTAAACAGGCAGTGGCGgacagtgacttctttttcgggGGCGCATGATGCGAAGCTCGtaacaacatgtatttaggccGTGATGTGTGTgactcgtcatttcaaaatatgtgtttgacgCGTCATGTAAACTTTTGTGCATTATgtttcatgtcaaaataagtgcctgctgcacaagcatcaaaggggtttatgataaaagtgacgCTCATGTTTGACAGATTCTCGCTTAAtttcatgtgtaatcagagtttactgttaagggagtgtcttgcgtgtattttgtaaatgtgagcGTCTCTATTTTCGATGCGTGTGCATCAGGCacgtattttaaaatgatgcttGGTTAACATGAcgtaacaaaaacacattttgacatgacgagcaacacacatgacactccgaacacatattttgaatttgcgcctcTTAAAAGGGaagtcaccagctgccactgtCAACAAGTCATTGTTTAAACTTAAAAGTTGTTCTTTcattacttaaagggatagttcacccaaaaataaaaaaatgctgtcatcatttactgagCCTCAagctgtatacatttctttgttctgctgaacacaaaggaagatatttgtaatgaagcTGGAagcagaagcaccattgacttccatagtaggaaaaaatactatggaagtcaatggtgctcaaaacggtttggttacaaacattggtcaaaatatcttttgtgttcagcagaacaaagaaataaataaaggtttgtaacaacatgagaatgagtgaatgatgaaagaattttttttggggggggtgaACTATCAGTTTAACTTTATTTGATTATGTTAGCGGGAAAGATTACATTACAATTGCCATGAATCTTCTTTGCTATGTTGTTCAGTGTTATCTAAGTTGATTTTGCTCTTTGTTTAAGAAAGAAGGGCTTCTGAGAAGTGCAACATTTCGGACATAGATGTTCAATGGAAAAATGTACAACAATTAGCATCTTTGGCATTGCTTATGTAACATAATGATTTatcaaaaaacacaaattttatgGATATGTGaataaaagtttcacatgtcCTATCTTATGTTATTATTAGGTTAggtcattgatttcacattgatttcaatctttgtcaTGACCACTCAGTCAGaattaaagtcattatttaggatgattttatgtagaaaacagtagcTGGGTcacacagactgggtcacatataaaataaaaaacacagagcaCTATTCTTTAAAAGATATGTTTTACTACATATTCATGTTCATGCAATACTTGTGCATACAGGCCATTAAACATATTAAGCTAAATTATTAATTGCAGCCTAAATATTAGTTACAGTTTGATTAAATATGTTGTCATAGTTGTACCAATGACTTCAGATTAAAAGTGATCATTTTTAACAGCAGATTTAAAATGTCAGCATTTGATGCAAGTATAAATTCTACCCACTTACTGAACCTGTGCCATTTTCATACATTTTAAACATGAGCTTAAATTTATGTGATGTTTATGAAAAGTGTTTTTAACCTTctagaaataaattaaaaattttaaaaaattaaaaattaaatggatatttcaccaaaaaaatgacaattctgtcatcatttactcactctcatgttgttctgaacctgcaaatttctttattctgttgaacacaaaggaaaatattttggcAAGTTAGcatacagttgatggtacccattgaatttgTGTCTCCTTTGGAAGTTGATGGGttccgtcaactgtgtgcttactataatttatcaaaatatcttcttttgtgttcaacagaataaagaaacatacacaggtttagaacaacatgagggtgagtaaatgacagaattgtcattttggggtgaactatccctttaatattattaatatagtGTGATTAACTAAGGAATGAAACAGAACATtgaacaaaaaagaaagaatatCAATTAATTTATATGATTAATAATCTGTATGTGTGCAATGCAATGCATGTCACATAAAGAATAATACATTgcagcaaataaataaataggcctacaatatataaaattatattttggtcTGTGGTGTTCATTggtataaaaacaacattaacatGGTAATGAAAATGATCTTTTTTAGTAAAAGTGGTCACATGTGTTATTATAAAGTTTTGAGTCACATTTGTCATAAGCTTGTTTGTCCAGCAGTGGCAGTTTGTCTACATCGCAATACAATGGTGAGTTttgtctttaattttttttttatttagttattgAGCAACCATGATGAACACAAGAAAACTGCACATCAGAGTAAGGGTCAACTACATAATTTGGTACATTTTTAAAGATATTGTTTCTATAAATGTCAGGTTGTGATGAGCTATAAGGATGTTTTCAAATGCACCAGAAAACATGGTACAAAAGCtttcactgggatggtaccctttaaaaacatcctaatatgtacaatttaagtacaaaggtgtatttttttaaagtgtccGCCCAAGGGACAGCTTTTTTGGatcatttttttctgataatCTATAGGGAATTGTTCAATAATGTACAATTTATTGTTACTTAAACACACAGGCCTATACAAAAATGCATTATCccttattttgttaataaataagATAAACACTATTTAGTTTAAGGTTGTCAAACACAATAGAGCATGTTCATACGAACGTTCATGTGAACTTCATTCAACTGACTTTATACATCCACTACTAAGCCTTTGAATAAAATAAGTAAAGAAATTGTCAAATGGCTCATAAAGTTTTGGTCTAGTTTGTTGTAGATGTAGTTTATTCCTATGtgtatataaaaagaaaaatgtatgtgtattatgttcttgtgtttattttagAGTGTCCTAATAATTCCAGCCTGACCTCACATGAatttgtatgatttttttaagttagcaaatttgtttaattttgtttgcatggaatcatacaaaaacgtacgattattagaaaaaaaaacaataatgaaactccACCCTCAGcgccaacgtcacaggggtgaGAGTAAATCATATAAAATGAACGAATGTGAACGTAAAAATCAATACGAATAAGCCACCGTGTAAAATACGTATGAATTGCCCTGAGATTGGGTGGaatgtaaataatttatttttaaggtgaattttcataaaaaccttttaaaaagaaTACATTGATTAAGTTTTGTGTGCACTGTAAATGTTTTCAAAAACTCATTACAAAATGAATGTTACAGTAAAAACGATAATTGGTTAATTGTAAATAATCTTCAGATATGCAGTTAAAACggtaaaatatgaaaaaaataaatctcactgtataataatgtaaaatgtgtgtttttttaaggtAATATTTATTATCACACAACATAATTTACAATGAAAATCTATATATTCAACAAActgatatatattttaacagtaaaataggctgttttttatttttgtaatttacaAATACTTCAGATATGAGGGGGAAAACTTAAAAGATGCATtctaaaaaatgcagcatgaagttaaaacaacttgactttgcaagtcaattcaaccactctcagaaataaaggtac
The DNA window shown above is from Paramisgurnus dabryanus chromosome 23, PD_genome_1.1, whole genome shotgun sequence and carries:
- the efcab10 gene encoding EF-hand calcium-binding domain-containing protein 10 — protein: MSTREQEAAEYLEKHKIIDLMDNLTSMLFFYRPERPREFLIEQLERLKISKLDQKDSPCLFNESNLDALFGILDPSHQGYITHVQYKEALKTLGVRNFNEFPDGASEDKISQETFTREAKEGLLRSATFRT